From Bacillus basilensis, a single genomic window includes:
- the sigF gene encoding RNA polymerase sporulation sigma factor SigF: MDIEVKNEKKKPQLKDHELKALIQKSQDGDQQARDTIVQSNMRLVWSVVQRFLNRGYEPDDLFQIGCIGLLKSVDKFDLSFDVKFSTYAVPMIIGEIQRFLRDDGSVKVSRSLKETGNKIRKMRDELSKEFGRAPTINEVAEALELTPEEVVLAQEASRAPSSIHETVYENDGDPITILDQIADQSETKWFDKIALKEAIRELDDRERLIVYLRYYKDQTQSEVAERIGISQVQVSRLEKKILKQMKDRIDE, encoded by the coding sequence ATGGACATAGAGGTCAAAAATGAGAAGAAGAAACCTCAGTTAAAGGACCACGAGCTAAAAGCGTTAATTCAAAAAAGTCAAGATGGAGATCAACAAGCAAGAGATACAATCGTTCAAAGTAATATGCGTCTCGTATGGTCGGTTGTGCAGCGTTTTCTTAATCGTGGATACGAACCAGACGATTTATTTCAAATTGGATGTATTGGGCTCTTAAAATCGGTAGATAAATTTGATTTATCTTTCGACGTGAAATTTTCAACATATGCAGTTCCAATGATTATTGGCGAAATACAGCGATTTTTACGTGATGATGGATCAGTGAAAGTAAGTAGGTCTTTAAAAGAAACAGGAAACAAAATTCGAAAGATGAGAGACGAGCTTTCGAAAGAATTTGGAAGGGCTCCAACGATTAATGAAGTAGCTGAAGCGTTGGAACTAACGCCAGAGGAAGTGGTTCTGGCGCAAGAAGCGAGTCGTGCCCCTTCATCCATACATGAAACGGTGTATGAAAACGATGGAGATCCAATCACTATTTTAGATCAAATTGCAGATCAATCAGAAACAAAATGGTTTGATAAAATTGCTTTAAAAGAAGCAATTAGAGAATTAGATGACCGAGAACGTTTAATTGTGTATTTACGCTACTATAAAGATCAAACGCAATCAGAAGTAGCGGAACGAATAGGCATTTCGCAAGTACAAGTTTCAAGACTTGAAAAGAAAATATTAAAACAGATGAAAGATCGAATAGATGAATAG
- the spoIIAB gene encoding anti-sigma F factor translates to MRNEMNLQFSALSQNESFARVTVAAFIAQLDPTMEELTEIKTVVSEAVTNAIIHGYEGNAEGVVYISVILEEAMVKLTIRDEGIGIFDLDEARQPLFTTKPELERSGMGFTIMENFMDEVEVISNESFGTTIHLTKYLSNSNALCN, encoded by the coding sequence ATGAGAAATGAAATGAACCTTCAATTTTCAGCATTAAGTCAAAATGAATCGTTTGCTCGCGTTACAGTAGCTGCTTTCATTGCGCAACTTGACCCAACGATGGAAGAACTTACGGAGATTAAAACAGTTGTGTCAGAAGCAGTTACGAATGCAATTATTCATGGGTACGAAGGAAATGCAGAAGGTGTTGTTTATATTTCTGTAATTTTGGAAGAAGCAATGGTGAAACTCACGATTCGAGATGAAGGGATTGGCATCTTTGATTTAGATGAAGCGAGACAACCCCTTTTTACAACTAAACCTGAATTAGAGCGTTCCGGAATGGGATTTACTATCATGGAAAATTTTATGGATGAAGTAGAAGTTATTTCAAACGAATCTTTCGGGACAACAATCCATTTGACAAAATACTTATCAAATAGTAACGCTCTATGCAATTAA
- the spoIIAA gene encoding anti-sigma F factor antagonist codes for MSLSMQLEVKRDVLCVRLAGELDHHTAEELRTKVTDMIETHGVHHIVLSLENLSFMDSSGLGVILGRYKHVKGLGGEMVVCAISPPVKRLFEMSGLFKIVRLEESEAHALATLGVA; via the coding sequence GTGAGTCTTTCCATGCAATTAGAAGTAAAACGTGACGTCCTATGTGTGAGACTAGCGGGTGAATTAGATCATCATACTGCTGAAGAGTTGCGAACGAAAGTAACAGATATGATTGAAACACATGGTGTTCATCATATTGTTTTGAGCCTAGAGAACTTATCGTTTATGGATAGTTCTGGTTTAGGTGTTATATTAGGCCGATATAAGCATGTAAAGGGATTAGGTGGAGAAATGGTTGTTTGTGCAATTTCACCGCCTGTTAAACGTTTATTTGAAATGTCGGGCTTATTTAAAATCGTTCGCTTAGAAGAAAGTGAAGCGCATGCGCTCGCGACGTTGGGGGTGGCATAA
- the dacF gene encoding serine-type D-Ala-D-Ala carboxypeptidase DacF gives MKRVFGILVCFMLLLSGTSVSFAQSEKTKQEKTEETTPKLAEQASSAIVIEQDTGKVLFDKNPNEKLPPASMTKIMTMLLIMEQVEKGKLKLTDKVRASEHAASMGGSQIFLEPGEEMTVNEMLKGIAIASGNDASVAVAEHIAGSEEGFVNMMNKKAKDLGLKNTHFQNPTGLPAKDHYSTANDMAIMAKELMKYPLIRKYTGKYEDYLREDTDKKFWLVNTNKLVRFYPGVDGVKTGFTTEAKYCLTASAEKNGMRVISVVMGAPTSKERNNQVTKLLDYAFGQYMTKKLYTRGEKIKTVQVGKGKKEKVDLIASDNVSLLMKKGENMDKVKQEVIAEKKVKAPIKKGDALGTLVIKKDKDVLLKQTIVAKEDVAAASWWELFKRSFGMFSTSK, from the coding sequence ATGAAGCGAGTTTTTGGAATACTTGTTTGTTTCATGTTATTGCTTTCTGGTACTTCAGTTAGTTTTGCACAATCTGAGAAGACGAAGCAGGAGAAAACAGAAGAAACAACGCCTAAGTTAGCAGAACAAGCATCATCAGCAATTGTAATTGAACAAGATACAGGTAAAGTTTTGTTTGATAAAAATCCAAATGAGAAGTTACCACCTGCTAGTATGACGAAGATTATGACAATGCTATTAATTATGGAACAAGTTGAAAAAGGAAAACTAAAACTGACCGATAAAGTTAGAGCGAGTGAACATGCAGCTTCAATGGGTGGATCACAAATCTTTTTAGAGCCTGGAGAAGAGATGACTGTAAATGAAATGCTAAAGGGTATTGCCATTGCATCAGGGAATGATGCATCTGTTGCAGTAGCGGAGCATATCGCTGGTTCAGAAGAAGGTTTTGTAAATATGATGAACAAAAAAGCAAAAGATTTAGGATTGAAAAACACTCATTTTCAAAATCCGACAGGTCTTCCGGCTAAAGACCATTATTCCACAGCAAATGATATGGCTATCATGGCGAAAGAATTGATGAAGTATCCACTTATTCGCAAATACACAGGTAAATACGAAGACTATTTACGTGAAGATACGGATAAGAAGTTTTGGCTCGTTAATACGAATAAGTTAGTGCGTTTTTATCCTGGAGTAGATGGTGTGAAAACGGGCTTTACGACAGAAGCAAAATATTGTTTAACAGCATCGGCTGAAAAGAATGGGATGCGCGTTATTTCAGTTGTTATGGGGGCACCTACATCGAAAGAACGGAACAATCAAGTAACAAAGCTTCTTGACTACGCATTTGGTCAATATATGACAAAGAAATTGTATACACGAGGCGAAAAAATTAAGACTGTCCAAGTAGGAAAAGGGAAAAAAGAAAAAGTAGATTTAATTGCGTCAGACAATGTGTCTCTTCTTATGAAGAAGGGCGAAAATATGGACAAAGTAAAGCAAGAAGTAATTGCTGAAAAGAAAGTGAAAGCGCCGATTAAAAAAGGTGACGCACTTGGTACACTTGTTATTAAAAAAGATAAAGATGTTTTATTAAAACAAACAATTGTAGCAAAAGAAGATGTTGCAGCAGCGAGCTGGTGGGAGTTATTTAAAAGAAGTTTTGGGATGTTTTCAACATCAAAATAG
- a CDS encoding GntR family transcriptional regulator: MHIQLDPRSNTPIWEQIVQNIKELVLKNMLAPSDKLPSVRELASLLVINPNTVSKAYQELERQGIIETLRGKGTFVSQSITPTLDERKIAMVEKQFHQLLLEASYLGVTKDKIHDWIDSYYKEIGGNADVESNKLEEND, encoded by the coding sequence TTGCATATTCAACTTGATCCAAGAAGCAACACTCCGATATGGGAACAAATTGTTCAGAATATAAAAGAACTCGTATTAAAAAACATGTTAGCTCCAAGTGACAAGCTTCCTTCTGTACGCGAACTCGCTTCTTTACTCGTTATCAATCCAAATACAGTGAGTAAAGCGTATCAAGAGTTAGAACGACAAGGGATTATTGAAACATTACGAGGAAAAGGAACATTTGTATCCCAATCGATTACCCCAACATTAGACGAAAGGAAAATCGCTATGGTTGAAAAGCAATTTCATCAATTACTATTAGAAGCCTCTTATCTTGGTGTTACGAAAGATAAAATTCATGATTGGATAGATTCATACTATAAAGAGATTGGAGGAAATGCAGATGTTGAAAGTAACAAACTTGAAGAAAACGATTGA
- a CDS encoding ABC transporter ATP-binding protein — protein sequence MLKVTNLKKTIDNQTILDDVSFTLQRGSIIGLLGRNGAGKTTLLRTMVGILDPDAGTVTYEDTNIHQCPEIKQKIVYVPDSTNILNGYTVKEIVKFYKAVYTAFDEAYFYELLERFNLPNKRIRSYSKGMKALLAIILAVSTKAEYIILDEPTNGLDPIVKRQILQFLVGEVAEKEITIFISTHHLDEVEQIADTIIILKGHTISSITSLDDAKSRFAKIQVAYERSLPQKLENLSNIKILNQTGKVYTILIEGNVATTLEKFYKEQPILIEELTMSLEDVFVTTLEEDGYVS from the coding sequence ATGTTGAAAGTAACAAACTTGAAGAAAACGATTGATAATCAAACGATTTTAGATGATGTTTCTTTCACATTGCAAAGAGGGAGTATCATCGGATTACTCGGAAGAAACGGTGCGGGGAAAACAACTTTATTACGAACGATGGTCGGCATTTTAGACCCTGATGCAGGGACTGTTACATATGAAGATACAAACATTCATCAGTGTCCTGAAATAAAGCAAAAAATCGTATATGTCCCGGATTCTACTAACATACTGAACGGATATACAGTAAAAGAAATTGTAAAGTTTTATAAAGCTGTTTACACCGCATTTGATGAAGCCTATTTCTATGAACTGTTAGAACGTTTTAACTTACCAAACAAACGAATTCGTAGTTATTCAAAAGGAATGAAAGCACTACTTGCGATTATTTTAGCTGTTTCTACAAAAGCAGAATATATCATTTTAGATGAACCGACAAACGGACTTGATCCTATCGTGAAAAGGCAGATTTTACAGTTTCTCGTTGGAGAGGTTGCAGAAAAAGAGATTACGATTTTCATCTCAACTCACCATTTAGATGAAGTGGAACAAATTGCAGATACAATCATTATATTAAAAGGCCATACTATATCTTCTATTACATCACTAGACGATGCAAAATCACGATTTGCAAAAATACAAGTAGCTTACGAACGTTCACTACCTCAAAAACTAGAAAACTTGAGCAATATTAAAATATTAAATCAAACAGGAAAAGTATATACAATCTTAATCGAAGGAAATGTGGCTACAACACTTGAGAAGTTTTATAAAGAGCAACCTATACTCATTGAAGAATTAACAATGTCACTTGAAGATGTCTTCGTTACGACACTTGAGGAGGATGGGTATGTTTCATAA
- a CDS encoding ABC transporter permease: MFHKALWMWNWKRGKYAVLLFFFSSLYLLSFGYYRSAQRQLDAYYELQEKGKHYYYFYAFSPGEGNSFWLTVLIIALACLLIGWERSNQSNTLLMTMPFKRKDVFLSKWIFGSFCIVSSLLINWVLMYVIYRTTIHFDYQSFSPFHRYFLYAIVSYVAVYTAALCIGTFTGSIVSQVIFCIPWLLMGLTFIPLVYTFTLNHLEATNTKNYKHYERLYEINQKTNIVAPIYNFTIYYHYDPELRKKEKDSTTLRDPASYYYYSAKSMLVPIFYTIVYLLLGTYLYTRSPNENSQKIFIFQKHLRICIWGTTIYFALLGGYKINQFFFLPNYYISLFLAGIITYVVLSRLTNYKVF; encoded by the coding sequence ATGTTTCATAAGGCGTTATGGATGTGGAATTGGAAGCGCGGGAAATATGCTGTACTACTATTCTTCTTTAGTTCGCTTTATCTCTTATCTTTTGGCTACTATAGAAGTGCTCAGAGACAACTTGATGCGTATTACGAATTACAAGAAAAAGGAAAACACTATTATTATTTTTATGCCTTTTCGCCAGGGGAAGGTAATAGTTTTTGGTTAACTGTTCTTATCATTGCTTTAGCCTGCTTATTGATAGGATGGGAACGTAGCAACCAATCTAATACACTACTTATGACAATGCCATTTAAAAGAAAAGATGTTTTCTTATCTAAATGGATTTTTGGTTCCTTTTGTATTGTGAGCTCGTTACTTATAAATTGGGTTCTTATGTATGTTATTTATAGAACAACTATTCATTTTGATTATCAATCATTTAGTCCATTTCACCGATACTTTCTTTATGCGATAGTTTCTTATGTTGCAGTCTATACAGCTGCACTATGTATCGGTACTTTTACTGGAAGCATTGTTTCACAGGTCATTTTTTGCATTCCATGGCTACTAATGGGGCTTACATTTATTCCACTAGTGTACACTTTTACGCTAAACCATTTAGAGGCTACCAATACTAAAAATTATAAGCACTATGAACGACTTTATGAAATCAATCAAAAAACAAATATAGTTGCACCAATATATAATTTCACGATTTATTACCATTATGATCCTGAATTACGTAAAAAAGAAAAGGATTCAACTACTTTAAGAGATCCAGCATCTTATTACTATTATTCAGCTAAATCGATGTTAGTCCCTATTTTTTATACAATAGTTTACTTACTACTTGGAACATATTTATATACACGATCGCCAAATGAAAACAGTCAAAAGATATTTATTTTCCAAAAGCATTTACGAATATGTATATGGGGGACAACCATTTACTTTGCATTACTAGGTGGCTATAAAATCAATCAATTTTTTTTCTTACCTAACTACTATATTAGTTTGTTTCTCGCTGGAATCATTACTTATGTTGTATTATCACGCCTAACAAATTATAAAGTTTTTTAA
- a CDS encoding ABC transporter permease subunit, whose product MFQKALWLRTYQQSKYVVWLFWLVGFYTLSYKYYMTSIQQQYFLNMNKKWKAIYHYSFDLTLLDSIMLLGSLLIVLACTLIGWERQNNASNLLWSMPFKRSHLYITKWLFGICNIAAVVVLNWGLFAIMKKLTFHNKYQVFSPFHSYFIYMLIVLIAIYTLALCIGTIAGNVISQGFLTAAILIFPALLPSLISGVIAVHSNTEFHMDNGLIHNVMENIRISSPAEDFNIYFNYDPQSAYTDQNGIRHNEPNFTKIPPAKTLLGPIAHIIILLPLGIYLYARSVNERNGNYLLYPKLQKVVLGCAIFFGGIVGGLILSRAQSLYSFYIGFLVTSFITYFLLPKILKWKVSWNFK is encoded by the coding sequence ATGTTTCAAAAAGCACTATGGCTAAGAACATATCAACAAAGTAAATATGTTGTATGGTTATTTTGGCTCGTCGGCTTCTATACTTTGTCATATAAATACTATATGACTTCTATTCAACAGCAATATTTTCTAAATATGAATAAAAAATGGAAAGCTATATATCATTACAGTTTTGATTTAACACTTCTAGATTCTATCATGCTGTTAGGTAGTTTGCTAATCGTTCTAGCTTGTACGTTAATTGGATGGGAAAGACAAAATAACGCTAGCAACTTGTTATGGTCTATGCCCTTTAAACGTTCGCACCTTTATATAACAAAGTGGTTGTTTGGAATCTGTAATATCGCCGCTGTTGTCGTTTTAAACTGGGGACTATTTGCTATTATGAAAAAGTTGACTTTTCATAATAAATATCAAGTATTCTCCCCCTTTCATAGTTACTTTATATACATGTTAATTGTATTAATTGCTATTTATACACTTGCCTTATGTATAGGAACAATCGCTGGAAATGTGATATCGCAAGGATTTCTTACTGCAGCTATATTAATCTTCCCAGCGTTACTTCCATCTCTAATATCAGGAGTCATTGCTGTTCACTCAAACACTGAATTTCATATGGACAATGGCCTTATACATAATGTGATGGAAAACATACGTATTTCTAGTCCAGCAGAAGATTTTAATATTTACTTTAATTATGATCCACAAAGCGCTTATACTGATCAAAATGGAATACGTCATAACGAACCAAACTTTACAAAGATTCCTCCGGCAAAAACATTGCTTGGCCCTATCGCACATATCATTATTTTATTACCACTCGGTATATATTTATATGCCCGTTCAGTCAATGAGCGAAATGGTAACTATTTACTATATCCAAAACTACAAAAAGTAGTATTAGGTTGTGCGATTTTCTTTGGTGGAATCGTTGGAGGTTTAATACTAAGTCGCGCACAGTCATTGTACAGCTTTTACATCGGATTTTTAGTAACTAGTTTCATTACGTATTTCCTCCTACCTAAAATATTAAAATGGAAAGTCTCTTGGAATTTTAAATGA
- a CDS encoding MarR family winged helix-turn-helix transcriptional regulator, with protein MNEKRETLILELSGSFRKMIRLLQNDINTRFAEHMPYNEFSVLRALFLNSPQMASQIASEVNVTSSHITAVTDRLVRKGFVERKRSNSDRRIVYLEITEHGREVTEKLEAVRKEYYKERFKGWSDQEIEMVLELFGRVL; from the coding sequence GTGAACGAAAAAAGAGAAACACTGATTTTAGAATTATCCGGATCATTTCGAAAGATGATACGTTTATTACAAAATGATATTAATACACGTTTTGCAGAACATATGCCATACAATGAATTTTCTGTATTACGCGCGTTATTTTTAAACAGTCCACAGATGGCTTCGCAAATTGCGAGTGAAGTAAACGTAACCTCCAGTCATATTACAGCTGTTACTGATCGTCTCGTACGAAAAGGGTTTGTAGAAAGAAAGCGTTCAAATTCAGACCGTCGTATCGTGTACTTAGAAATTACAGAACACGGAAGAGAAGTAACTGAAAAACTTGAAGCTGTGCGTAAAGAATATTATAAAGAGAGATTTAAAGGTTGGAGCGACCAAGAAATAGAAATGGTGTTAGAGCTATTTGGCCGCGTATTATAA
- a CDS encoding SIMPL domain-containing protein: MQGGMNPYLHNVRTANTGKEATITVQGEGVVKAKPNVVILTIGIRTDHKNVKQAQEENAVQSKQLLDALKQLGIADKNIETISYTITPQYEYINDKALLQGYRVEHLYEITVLNVQKAGEVYDIAVSNGANLAKGLRFRISHPNKYYEQALIQALQQAVEKARAIASTYNLNINPVPLSFVEESAQLPREVTSYATLHAQATPPIQSGELEIISTIRAIFTYL; this comes from the coding sequence ATGCAAGGTGGAATGAACCCTTATTTACACAACGTACGTACAGCTAATACTGGTAAAGAAGCTACCATTACGGTGCAAGGTGAAGGTGTTGTAAAGGCAAAACCAAATGTTGTTATATTAACAATCGGTATTCGTACAGATCATAAAAATGTGAAACAGGCACAAGAAGAAAATGCAGTGCAATCAAAACAATTACTAGATGCACTGAAACAATTAGGGATTGCCGACAAAAATATAGAAACCATTTCGTATACGATTACGCCCCAATACGAATATATAAATGATAAAGCATTACTACAAGGATATCGTGTGGAACATTTGTATGAAATTACCGTTTTAAATGTACAAAAAGCAGGGGAAGTATATGATATAGCCGTTTCAAATGGGGCAAACTTAGCAAAAGGATTACGGTTTCGAATATCTCATCCAAATAAATATTATGAGCAAGCTCTCATTCAAGCTCTGCAACAAGCGGTAGAAAAAGCTCGTGCTATTGCGAGTACATACAATTTAAATATTAATCCTGTTCCACTCTCATTCGTTGAAGAATCTGCCCAATTGCCACGGGAAGTGACGTCCTATGCTACTTTACATGCACAGGCAACCCCGCCCATTCAATCGGGAGAACTAGAGATTATTTCCACAATACGAGCGATTTTTACGTATTTATAA
- a CDS encoding NCS2 family permease, producing MKGILESTFKLGLHETSPKQEVLAGVTSFFTIVYIMIVNASILSDAGIPLEAGILATVFSSFVGCLLMAFWANAPAILVPGMGVNAFFTYTAVHTLGLAWQEALAAVFISGIIFAIAAFTPIARVLSVSIPKSLKEAITVGIGLFLAFIGLQKGGLVVSNPNTAVAMGKLSNPVVLATVLTLIVALVLFIRNVRGNFLWTIAIGTGIAWLFGLVDTSQIGNSSFSFANYGDVFGATSFGKLSSLPFWIATFSLSMVLIFENMGLLHGLLEDDRKFPRAYQANAISAMTCGLFGTSPTVSTVESAAGITAGGKTGLTSIVTGLLFFASLFALPFVKLIPDSAIAPILIIIGGLMITSIQQIPLNDFSEGFPAFLIIVMIPLTYSIADGIAFGFIAYPILKVALGKRKEVAPSMYIITCLFLAMFVLHAIG from the coding sequence ATGAAAGGAATACTTGAAAGTACATTTAAATTAGGTTTACACGAAACATCACCAAAACAAGAAGTTTTAGCTGGAGTTACGTCATTTTTCACAATCGTATATATTATGATTGTAAATGCATCAATTTTATCAGATGCTGGCATTCCTCTTGAAGCTGGAATTTTAGCAACTGTTTTCAGTTCATTTGTCGGATGTCTGCTCATGGCATTTTGGGCAAATGCACCTGCTATTCTTGTCCCTGGTATGGGTGTAAATGCATTCTTCACGTACACTGCTGTGCATACGCTCGGATTAGCTTGGCAAGAAGCATTAGCAGCTGTTTTCATCTCTGGTATTATTTTTGCAATTGCTGCGTTTACACCAATCGCTCGCGTGCTCTCAGTATCAATTCCAAAGTCATTAAAGGAAGCTATTACTGTCGGCATCGGATTATTTTTAGCATTTATCGGATTGCAAAAAGGTGGTTTAGTCGTTTCGAATCCAAATACGGCTGTTGCAATGGGTAAATTAAGTAACCCTGTCGTTCTTGCGACCGTGCTTACTCTTATCGTTGCACTTGTACTATTTATTCGTAACGTACGTGGAAACTTTTTATGGACGATTGCAATAGGAACTGGTATCGCATGGCTATTTGGTCTTGTTGATACAAGTCAAATCGGAAATAGTTCATTCTCATTCGCTAATTACGGCGATGTGTTTGGAGCTACGTCATTTGGCAAACTTTCTTCCTTACCATTTTGGATTGCAACATTCTCCTTAAGCATGGTGCTTATTTTTGAGAACATGGGACTTCTGCACGGTTTATTAGAAGATGACCGTAAATTCCCGCGTGCTTACCAAGCCAATGCAATTTCTGCAATGACATGTGGTCTATTTGGCACAAGCCCTACCGTATCGACAGTAGAGAGTGCCGCAGGTATTACTGCAGGCGGAAAGACAGGTCTGACGTCTATCGTTACAGGGTTGTTATTCTTTGCATCACTGTTTGCACTTCCGTTTGTCAAACTAATTCCTGATAGTGCCATTGCACCAATCTTAATTATTATTGGCGGCCTGATGATTACAAGCATTCAACAAATTCCTCTGAACGATTTTTCAGAAGGATTTCCAGCGTTCTTAATTATCGTCATGATCCCGCTCACATATAGTATCGCTGATGGCATTGCGTTCGGATTTATTGCTTATCCTATCTTAAAAGTTGCTCTTGGAAAGCGTAAAGAAGTCGCACCGTCTATGTATATCATTACATGCTTATTCTTAGCCATGTTCGTATTACATGCTATTGGTTAA
- the corA gene encoding magnesium/cobalt transporter CorA — protein sequence MGEIMIRICAITKTDEVLYDVSLEETTKDHIVWYWLDLYKPTKEEYIYILQDHFKFHPLAIEDCIEYVQRPKVDFYDGYNFLVLHAFGEDGLEPHEIDLFISDRYIVSFHFSHNNAIERVWKTLGEKKRIKNSPLHVAHTIIDQIVDDYFAPVYYIEDHLNAIDDNLTGETAGSVLEEVFDIRADLSKLRRTIIPMRDLLYRILNSTRFYGISDHEIYFKDIHDHLLKLTEMIEASRELTADIRDSYFSLNSHHMNNIMKTLTVFSTIFMPLTFIAGVYGMNFTHMPELGGQYSYFICLLIMALIGGGMMAWFYKKGWFK from the coding sequence ATGGGTGAAATTATGATTAGAATTTGTGCAATAACAAAAACAGATGAAGTATTATATGATGTTTCGCTAGAAGAAACAACGAAAGACCATATTGTATGGTATTGGCTAGATTTATATAAGCCAACGAAAGAAGAGTATATATACATTTTACAAGATCATTTTAAGTTCCATCCCCTTGCAATTGAAGACTGTATAGAATATGTACAGAGACCAAAAGTTGATTTTTATGATGGATATAACTTTTTAGTTCTTCATGCATTTGGGGAAGATGGACTAGAACCGCACGAAATCGATTTATTTATAAGTGATCGTTATATTGTTTCTTTCCACTTTTCTCATAACAATGCAATCGAAAGAGTATGGAAAACACTTGGAGAAAAGAAGCGTATTAAAAATAGTCCTTTACACGTAGCTCATACAATTATCGACCAAATTGTAGATGACTATTTTGCGCCTGTATATTACATTGAGGATCATTTAAATGCAATTGATGATAATTTAACGGGTGAGACAGCAGGAAGTGTACTAGAAGAGGTATTTGATATACGTGCAGATTTATCAAAGCTAAGGCGTACAATCATTCCGATGCGTGATTTATTGTATCGTATTTTAAATTCGACTCGTTTTTACGGTATAAGTGATCATGAAATTTACTTTAAAGATATACATGATCATTTGCTTAAACTGACAGAAATGATTGAGGCAAGCCGAGAGTTAACGGCAGATATTCGAGATAGTTATTTTTCATTAAACTCACATCATATGAATAACATTATGAAAACATTAACTGTATTCTCGACTATTTTCATGCCATTAACATTTATTGCAGGAGTATATGGAATGAACTTTACGCATATGCCAGAGCTTGGTGGACAATATAGTTATTTTATTTGTTTACTTATCATGGCGTTAATTGGCGGGGGAATGATGGCTTGGTTTTATAAAAAAGGTTGGTTTAAGTAA